The proteins below come from a single Alnus glutinosa chromosome 9, dhAlnGlut1.1, whole genome shotgun sequence genomic window:
- the LOC133876966 gene encoding uncharacterized protein LOC133876966: MGEEGGEIVEMRRRSARIWALEEEKEMKKKKKTKEEEEQKACATQSNHDEMTILIGTVDTLASSAGVPHSEHCEVEEHREEHGLTLTRTPTVRQYDRRRVRKRKRLEDVVVTSQQQEGESQKHEITSIKNDQIPISSSLQRIPEVRALEFALDILQRRDTQEIFAQPVDPQEVEGYYRIIKEPMDFGTMRAKLQEGMYTTLEQFEHDVFLISNNALHFNSSTTIYYREARAIQELAQRVFHALRSDPQNFELEFSQTRRCPGRKPHGEATKLVRCGRVNSGVSPKRNTKTDRPFTSTPHFYQREKKKVPSGSGGGFETERRRTYRPWTCYSSENESIVSSLYSAPKPLIHINHGDLGYKESLMRFVKDLGPTAQMVANKKLAQYLQIEASNSQSQTPNQLANTPNCLVPAPSLTRAPAYLDGAYRGKMACIDSTSLRDMVPSSDIMGFCGNLQREKNAHFNNIKDVKIGSSGELAANTRANMDMYGRSKGKMICTDDNMDLHGNGRPIWLGAHYPLIGNENISSPAGNGSTNMCSKYKSTDMMAESRQLCQQVQPVQLAAELESRLLELMCRSNNYSNTSFLPLQAAKLLGQATTSMHGLGSQNEGGANSGQPGQSLKWSRPTIQMQLNKDKLFGQGTALQQASHLVTAHNMALLHAMSFYERATPESHQAEASAQCFRGVQGQSLTDTKQLDLALQL; this comes from the exons ATGGGTGAGGAGGGAGGAGAAATAGTAGAAATGAGGAGGAGGAGTGCCCGAATATGGGCATTGGAAGaggagaaggagatgaagaagaagaagaagacgaaggagGAGGAAGAGCAAAAGGCATGCGCCACCCAATCGAATCATGATGAGATGACGATATTGATAGGGACCGTCGACACTCTGGCATCAAGTGCAGGGGTCCCGCATTCTGAGCATTGCGAAGTAGAAGAGCATCGGGAGGAGCATGGTCTTACACTTACCCGAACACCCACTGTCAGGCAATACGACCGGAGGAGGGTCCGCAAGCGCAAAAGACTTGAAGACGTCGTCGTTACTTCTCAACAACag GAAGGAGAAAGCCAAAAACATGAAATTACTTCAATAAAAAATG ACCAAATCCCAATTTCTTCATCTCTGCAACGAATACCAGAAGTGCGGGCACTTGAGTTTGCGCTTGATATACTACAAAG GAGAGACACACAAGAAATATTTGCCCAGCCAGTTGACCCTCAAGAG GTGGAGGGCTACTATAGAATTATTAAAGAGCCAATGGATTTTGGCACAATGAGGGCTAAACTTCAGGAAGGAATGTATACAACCTTAGAGCAATTTGAG CATGATGTGTTTCTCATCTCCAACAATGCATTGCATTTTAATTCATCGACTACCATATATTATAGAGAG GCTCGTGCTATACAAGAACTGGCCCAGCGGGTTTTTCATGCTCTGAGAAGTGATCCGCAGAATTTTGAGTTGGAGTTCTCTCAAACAAGAAGATGCCCTGGTAGGAAACCCCACGGTGAAGCCACTAAGCTTGTTAGATGTGGAAGGGTCAATTCTGGCGTTTCACCAAAGAGAAACACCAAAACAGACCGACCATTTACTTCCACCCCTCATTTTTaccaaagagagaagaagaaagttcCTTCTG GCTCTGGAGGTGGCTTCGAAACAGAGAGGCGCCGAACATATAGGCCTTGGACTTGTTATTCCAGTGAGAATGAGTCAATAGTTTCATCACTCTACAGCGCCCCAAAACCACTTATTCAT ATTAATCATGGGGATCTTGGATACAAAGAAAGTCTGATGCGATTTGTTAAAGATTTGGGACCAACGGCGCAAATGGTTGCCAATAAGAAATTAGCACAATATCTGCAGATTGAAGCTTCAAATAGTCAGTCCCAGACTCCAAACCAGTTGGCAAACACTCCAAATTGTCTAGTTCCTGCACCATCTCTCACGCGGGCACCTGCTTATCTGGATGGTGCCTACAGAGGAAAGATGGCTTGCATCGATAGCACTTCCCTAAGAGACATGGTACCCTCTTCCGACATAATGGGATTTTGCGGCAATCTACAACGGGAAAAAAACGCTCACTTCAATAACATAAAAGATGTTAAGATTGGTTCTTCGGGAGAATTAGCTGCCAACACGCGCGCAAATATGGACATGTATGGTCGTTCTAAAGGAAAAATGATTTGCACTGATGACAATATGGACCTTCATGGGAATGGTCGACCGATTTGGTTAGGCGCACATTACCCCCTTATTGGAAATGAAAATATCAGTAGTCCAGCTGGGAATGGGAGCACAAACATGTGCAGCAAGTATAAGAGTACGGATATGATGGCAGAATCTAGGCAGCTATGTCAGCAGGTGCAGCCTGTTCAACTGGCCGCCGAATTAGAGTCGAGGCTGCTTGAGTTGATGTGTAGAAGCAACAATTATTCGAACACATCGTTCTTGCCTCTACAAGCCGCAAAGTTGTTGGGTCAGGCCACCACTTCCATGCATGGCTTAGGCTCACAGAATGAGGGTGGAGCTAACTCTGGACAGCCAGGTCAATCCCTGAAATGGAGCCGACCCACAATCCAGATGCAGCTTAACAAAGACAAACTCTTCGGCCAAGGTACGGCATTGCAGCAAGCATCACACCTTGTAACAGCTCATAACATGGCCCTGTTACATGCAATGAGTTTCTATGAAAGAGCTACTCCTGAAAGCCACCAAGCAGAGGCTAGTGCACAATGTTTTCGGGGTGTTCAAGGACAGTCCTTAACTGATACCAAACAGCTTGATTTGGCTCTTCAGCTGTGA